Proteins encoded in a region of the Canis lupus dingo isolate Sandy chromosome 17, ASM325472v2, whole genome shotgun sequence genome:
- the PSD4 gene encoding PH and SEC7 domain-containing protein 4 isoform X2, which translates to MMGDDRLSEKPQPMEFLNLYLGDNLQPCPEAHLKETCSLLDPPKPEPLREQTWASEPPDCMRPDAPPSGASMEPPHLGSGSSQGGAGHKAAPPGSPKDSHPLGSPRQSQSTSTQVMFWAGILQAQMCVLDLEEELEKTEGLRAELRCCLPAAPVELPPLPSSPVGPRSSGLHPSSPSVEAPGGDSSDPEGENQNAVWPRKGRTDSSPEWGAEEESVFFDNPLFLESPCSDTGASGARFSWEFSDSCMDLRSEPQGPQTLEPPPSGGGVLWELDSEPDLGDGTADSSGHTTPPFPVPTYKPHSFSQTVVDEATKGTLEAPGCWTESEALPSPEGWQTEEGPSWAQVPLLSQDRGDSDAECIQKSAPYTLAPGPWGSTASLTEPSSPESEGRGPGPRPSPVSSQEGSPQHQDHHLGSSFPGCILDASCPSLLEPDGTEPSFLEREEAGEAPHPGEEVRSEGPARTAEAGAFQPGTCLTSTEGLPESPMPQAQSLEEGQRPQAGDKLANGVSPDKVAWNLASRLYHLEGFRKSEVAAYLQKNNDFSRAVAEEYLSFFQFGGQSLDRALRGFLQALVLSGETQERERVLYQFSKRFHHCNPGTFSSADSVHTLTCAIMLLNTDLHGQNIGKSMSCQEFITNLNGLRDGGNFPKELLKALYWSIRSEKLEWAVDEDNAGRPEKAQLSLPSGKMSNPFLQLAQNPTAPTYKQGILARKMHHDADGKKTPWGKRGWKMFHTLLRGMVLYFLKGEDHCQSGQSLVGQMVDEPVGVHHSLATPATHYTKKPHVFQLRTADWRLYLFQAPTAKEMSSWIARINLAAATHSAPPFPAAVGSQRRFVRPILPVGPAQSTLEEQHRSHENCLDAASDDLLDLQRNLPERRGRGRELEEYRLRKEYLEYEKTRYETYVQLLVARLHCSSDDLDLWEEHLGREAGGTQEPKPSLKKSHSSPSLHQEEAPTTAKVKRNISERRTYRKIIPKRNRNQL; encoded by the exons ATGATGGGGGACGACAGACTCTCTGAAAAACCCCAGCCCATGGAATTTCTCAACCTCTATTTGGGAGACAACCTACAGCCATGTCCAGAAGCACACCTGAAGGAAACGTGCAGCCTTCTCGACCCTCCCAAACCTGAACCTCTTCGAGAACAGACCTGGGCCTCGGAGCCTCCTGATTGCATGAGGCCAGATGCTCCTCCCAGTGGTGCCAGCATGGAGCCCCCGCACCTGGGGAGTGGCTCTTCCCAGGGTGGGGCCGGGCACAAAGCAGCACCCCCTGGGTCACCCAAGGATAGCCATCCCctggggagcccaaggcagagccaGAGCACATCCACCCAGGTGATGTTCTGGGCAGGCATTCTGCAGGCCCAGATGTGTGTCCTGGACCTGGAGGAAGAGTTGGAGAAGACAGAGGGGCTCCGGGCTGAGCTGAGATGctgcctccctgcagcccctgtggaactcccccctctcccctccagccctgTTGGCCCCCGCAGCTCAGGCCTCCATCCCAGCTCACCCTCGGTGGAGGCCCCAGGGGGAGACAGCAGTGACCCTGAAGGGGAGAACCAGAATGCTGTGTGGCCCAGGAAGGGAAGGACAGACTCCTCCCCAGAGTGGGGTGCTGAGGAGGAGAGTGTGTTCTTTGACAATCCCCTCTTTTTGGAGAGCCCTTGCTCGGACACGGGTGCTTCTGGAGCTCGCTTTTCCTGGGAGTTCTCAGACTCCTGCATGGATTTGAGATCTgagccccagggtccccagacCCTGGAGCCTCCCCCCTCAGGAGGAGGGGTGCTGTGGGAACTGGACAGTGAGCCAGATTTGGGGGATGGCACAGCTGATTCCAGTGGCCACACCACGCCTCCCTTCCCTGTGCCCACCTACAAACCTCACTCCTTCTCACAGACTGTGGTGGATGAGGCCACCAAGGGGACCCTGGAAGCACCAGGGTGCTGGACAGAGAGTGAG GCCCTGCCCAGCCCGGAAGGCTGGCAGACAGAAGAGGGCCCTTCCTGGGCCCAGGTGCCTCTTCTCTCCCAGGACCGAG GTGACAGTGATGCTGAGTGTATCCAGAAGTCTGCTCCATACACCTTGGCTCCGGGCCCCTGGGGGAGCACAGCCTCTTTGACAGAGCCTAGCAGTCCCGAGTCTGAGGGCAGaggccctggccccaggcccagccctgtgTCCTCCCAAGAAGGCAGCCCACAGCACCAGGACCACCACTTGGGCAGCAGTTTCCCCGGGTGCATACTAGATGCTTCATGCCCTTCACTCTTGGAGCCAGATGGCACAGAACCAAGTTTtctggagagagaagaggcaggagaggcccCACACCCCGGGGAAGAAGTAAGGAGTGAAGGTCCAGCCAGGACTGCAGAGGCTGGAGCCTTCCAGCCTGGCACTTGCTTGACTTCTACAGAAGG GCTTCCTGAGAGCCCCATGCCCCAAGCACAGTCCCTGGAGGAAGGCCAAAGGCCACAGGCTGGAGACAAGCTGGCTAATGGTGTCAGCCCCGACAAGGTGGCCTGGAACTTGGCCTCTCGCCTCTATCACCTGGAAGGCTTCCGGAAGTCTGAAGTGGCTGCCTACCTGCAGAAGAA CAATGACTTCAGTAGGGCTGTGGCTGAGGAATACTTGTCCTTCTTCCAATTTGGAGGCCAGAGTCTGGACCGAGCCCTCAG GGGCTTCCTCCAGGCCctggtgctcagtggggagacacAGGAGCGAGAGCGAGTCCTCTACCAGTTCTCCAAACGCTTCCATCACTGCAATCCTGGGACCTTCTCCTCCGCAG ATTCTGTACACACCTTGACCTGTGCCATCATGCTCCTTAACACGGACCTGCATGGACAG AACATTGGGAAGAGCATGAGTTGCCAGGAATTCATAACCAACCTGAATGGCCTGCGAGATGGCGGGAACTTCCCCAAGGAGTTGCTGAAG GCCCTCTACTGGTCTATCCGAAGTGAGAAGCTTGAATGGGCCGT GGACGAAGACAACGCAGGCAGACCAGAAAAGGCCCAGCtgtctctcccctctggcaagATGAGCAACCCCTTCCTCCAGCTGGCCCAGAACCCCACGGCGCCCACCTACAAGCAGGGCATCCTGGCTCGGAAGATGCATCACGATGCGGATGGCAAGAAGA CACCGTGGGGTAAGCGTGGCTGGAAGATGTTCCACACCTTGCTTCGAGGGATGGTCCTCTACTTCCTGAAG GGAGAGGACCACTGCCAGAGTGGTCAGAGTTTGGTGGGACAGATGGTGGACGAGCCGGTGGGAGTGCACCACTCACTGGCCACCCCGGCCACCCATTACACCAAGAAGCCGCACGTCTTCCAGCTGCGGACTGCCGACTGGCGCCTCTACCTCTTCCAGGCACC CACCGCGAAGGAGATGAGTTCCTGGATCGCGCGCATCAACCTGGCGGCCGCCACGCACTCGGCGCCGCCCTTCCCTGCCGCCGTGGGCTCCCAGCGCAGATTCGTCCGGCCCATCCTGCCTGTGGGCCCCGCCCAGAGCACGCTG GAGGAGCAGCACCGATCCCACGAGAACTGCCTGGACGCTGCCTCCGACGACCTGCTCGACCTGCAGCGGAACCTCCCGGAGAGGCGGGGCCGCGGCCGCGAGCTGGAGGAGTACCGCTTGCGGAAGGAGTACCTGGAGTATGAG AAAACCCGCTACGAGACCTATGTGCAGCTGCTGGTGGCCCGTCTCCACTGCTCCTCAGATGACCTGGACCTGTGGGAAGAGCACCTGGGGAGGGAAGCCGGAGGCACTCAGGAGCCCAAGCCCAGCCTGAAGAAGTCCCACTCCAGCCCGTCGCTACACCAGGAGGAGGCCCCCACCACTGCCAAGGTGAAGCGCAACATCTCAGAGCGCAGAACTTACCGGAAGATCATACCCAAGAGGAACCGCAATCAGCTGTGA
- the PSD4 gene encoding PH and SEC7 domain-containing protein 4 isoform X1, giving the protein MMGDDRLSEKPQPMEFLNLYLGDNLQPCPEAHLKETCSLLDPPKPEPLREQTWASEPPDCMRPDAPPSGASMEPPHLGSGSSQGGAGHKAAPPGSPKDSHPLGSPRQSQSTSTQVMFWAGILQAQMCVLDLEEELEKTEGLRAELRCCLPAAPVELPPLPSSPVGPRSSGLHPSSPSVEAPGGDSSDPEGENQNAVWPRKGRTDSSPEWGAEEESVFFDNPLFLESPCSDTGASGARFSWEFSDSCMDLRSEPQGPQTLEPPPSGGGVLWELDSEPDLGDGTADSSGHTTPPFPVPTYKPHSFSQTVVDEATKGTLEAPGCWTESETLLGSSLNSALSATSCVDRALTWDTGQVESDPSSATHRVPPWALPSPEGWQTEEGPSWAQVPLLSQDRGDSDAECIQKSAPYTLAPGPWGSTASLTEPSSPESEGRGPGPRPSPVSSQEGSPQHQDHHLGSSFPGCILDASCPSLLEPDGTEPSFLEREEAGEAPHPGEEVRSEGPARTAEAGAFQPGTCLTSTEGLPESPMPQAQSLEEGQRPQAGDKLANGVSPDKVAWNLASRLYHLEGFRKSEVAAYLQKNNDFSRAVAEEYLSFFQFGGQSLDRALRGFLQALVLSGETQERERVLYQFSKRFHHCNPGTFSSADSVHTLTCAIMLLNTDLHGQNIGKSMSCQEFITNLNGLRDGGNFPKELLKALYWSIRSEKLEWAVDEDNAGRPEKAQLSLPSGKMSNPFLQLAQNPTAPTYKQGILARKMHHDADGKKTPWGKRGWKMFHTLLRGMVLYFLKGEDHCQSGQSLVGQMVDEPVGVHHSLATPATHYTKKPHVFQLRTADWRLYLFQAPTAKEMSSWIARINLAAATHSAPPFPAAVGSQRRFVRPILPVGPAQSTLEEQHRSHENCLDAASDDLLDLQRNLPERRGRGRELEEYRLRKEYLEYEKTRYETYVQLLVARLHCSSDDLDLWEEHLGREAGGTQEPKPSLKKSHSSPSLHQEEAPTTAKVKRNISERRTYRKIIPKRNRNQL; this is encoded by the exons ATGATGGGGGACGACAGACTCTCTGAAAAACCCCAGCCCATGGAATTTCTCAACCTCTATTTGGGAGACAACCTACAGCCATGTCCAGAAGCACACCTGAAGGAAACGTGCAGCCTTCTCGACCCTCCCAAACCTGAACCTCTTCGAGAACAGACCTGGGCCTCGGAGCCTCCTGATTGCATGAGGCCAGATGCTCCTCCCAGTGGTGCCAGCATGGAGCCCCCGCACCTGGGGAGTGGCTCTTCCCAGGGTGGGGCCGGGCACAAAGCAGCACCCCCTGGGTCACCCAAGGATAGCCATCCCctggggagcccaaggcagagccaGAGCACATCCACCCAGGTGATGTTCTGGGCAGGCATTCTGCAGGCCCAGATGTGTGTCCTGGACCTGGAGGAAGAGTTGGAGAAGACAGAGGGGCTCCGGGCTGAGCTGAGATGctgcctccctgcagcccctgtggaactcccccctctcccctccagccctgTTGGCCCCCGCAGCTCAGGCCTCCATCCCAGCTCACCCTCGGTGGAGGCCCCAGGGGGAGACAGCAGTGACCCTGAAGGGGAGAACCAGAATGCTGTGTGGCCCAGGAAGGGAAGGACAGACTCCTCCCCAGAGTGGGGTGCTGAGGAGGAGAGTGTGTTCTTTGACAATCCCCTCTTTTTGGAGAGCCCTTGCTCGGACACGGGTGCTTCTGGAGCTCGCTTTTCCTGGGAGTTCTCAGACTCCTGCATGGATTTGAGATCTgagccccagggtccccagacCCTGGAGCCTCCCCCCTCAGGAGGAGGGGTGCTGTGGGAACTGGACAGTGAGCCAGATTTGGGGGATGGCACAGCTGATTCCAGTGGCCACACCACGCCTCCCTTCCCTGTGCCCACCTACAAACCTCACTCCTTCTCACAGACTGTGGTGGATGAGGCCACCAAGGGGACCCTGGAAGCACCAGGGTGCTGGACAGAGAGTGAG aCTTTGCTGGGAAGCAGTCTTAACTCCGCCCTATCTGCAACATCCTGTGTGGACAGAGCATTGACCTGGGACACAGGACAAGTGGAAtctgatcccagctctgccacacaTCGTGTGccaccttgg GCCCTGCCCAGCCCGGAAGGCTGGCAGACAGAAGAGGGCCCTTCCTGGGCCCAGGTGCCTCTTCTCTCCCAGGACCGAG GTGACAGTGATGCTGAGTGTATCCAGAAGTCTGCTCCATACACCTTGGCTCCGGGCCCCTGGGGGAGCACAGCCTCTTTGACAGAGCCTAGCAGTCCCGAGTCTGAGGGCAGaggccctggccccaggcccagccctgtgTCCTCCCAAGAAGGCAGCCCACAGCACCAGGACCACCACTTGGGCAGCAGTTTCCCCGGGTGCATACTAGATGCTTCATGCCCTTCACTCTTGGAGCCAGATGGCACAGAACCAAGTTTtctggagagagaagaggcaggagaggcccCACACCCCGGGGAAGAAGTAAGGAGTGAAGGTCCAGCCAGGACTGCAGAGGCTGGAGCCTTCCAGCCTGGCACTTGCTTGACTTCTACAGAAGG GCTTCCTGAGAGCCCCATGCCCCAAGCACAGTCCCTGGAGGAAGGCCAAAGGCCACAGGCTGGAGACAAGCTGGCTAATGGTGTCAGCCCCGACAAGGTGGCCTGGAACTTGGCCTCTCGCCTCTATCACCTGGAAGGCTTCCGGAAGTCTGAAGTGGCTGCCTACCTGCAGAAGAA CAATGACTTCAGTAGGGCTGTGGCTGAGGAATACTTGTCCTTCTTCCAATTTGGAGGCCAGAGTCTGGACCGAGCCCTCAG GGGCTTCCTCCAGGCCctggtgctcagtggggagacacAGGAGCGAGAGCGAGTCCTCTACCAGTTCTCCAAACGCTTCCATCACTGCAATCCTGGGACCTTCTCCTCCGCAG ATTCTGTACACACCTTGACCTGTGCCATCATGCTCCTTAACACGGACCTGCATGGACAG AACATTGGGAAGAGCATGAGTTGCCAGGAATTCATAACCAACCTGAATGGCCTGCGAGATGGCGGGAACTTCCCCAAGGAGTTGCTGAAG GCCCTCTACTGGTCTATCCGAAGTGAGAAGCTTGAATGGGCCGT GGACGAAGACAACGCAGGCAGACCAGAAAAGGCCCAGCtgtctctcccctctggcaagATGAGCAACCCCTTCCTCCAGCTGGCCCAGAACCCCACGGCGCCCACCTACAAGCAGGGCATCCTGGCTCGGAAGATGCATCACGATGCGGATGGCAAGAAGA CACCGTGGGGTAAGCGTGGCTGGAAGATGTTCCACACCTTGCTTCGAGGGATGGTCCTCTACTTCCTGAAG GGAGAGGACCACTGCCAGAGTGGTCAGAGTTTGGTGGGACAGATGGTGGACGAGCCGGTGGGAGTGCACCACTCACTGGCCACCCCGGCCACCCATTACACCAAGAAGCCGCACGTCTTCCAGCTGCGGACTGCCGACTGGCGCCTCTACCTCTTCCAGGCACC CACCGCGAAGGAGATGAGTTCCTGGATCGCGCGCATCAACCTGGCGGCCGCCACGCACTCGGCGCCGCCCTTCCCTGCCGCCGTGGGCTCCCAGCGCAGATTCGTCCGGCCCATCCTGCCTGTGGGCCCCGCCCAGAGCACGCTG GAGGAGCAGCACCGATCCCACGAGAACTGCCTGGACGCTGCCTCCGACGACCTGCTCGACCTGCAGCGGAACCTCCCGGAGAGGCGGGGCCGCGGCCGCGAGCTGGAGGAGTACCGCTTGCGGAAGGAGTACCTGGAGTATGAG AAAACCCGCTACGAGACCTATGTGCAGCTGCTGGTGGCCCGTCTCCACTGCTCCTCAGATGACCTGGACCTGTGGGAAGAGCACCTGGGGAGGGAAGCCGGAGGCACTCAGGAGCCCAAGCCCAGCCTGAAGAAGTCCCACTCCAGCCCGTCGCTACACCAGGAGGAGGCCCCCACCACTGCCAAGGTGAAGCGCAACATCTCAGAGCGCAGAACTTACCGGAAGATCATACCCAAGAGGAACCGCAATCAGCTGTGA